In Planococcus versutus, the DNA window GGGTTGTATACGCGCCACTGTAGTAGATGCACTTCAACATGGCTATTTAGTCGTCGTACCTGAAGAGTGTGTAGGTGATCGTTCTCAATCAGCCCATGATGCAAGCCTCTCCGATATTCAAATGAAATATGGAGATGTAGTTAGTTTAGAAACGGTAAAAAAATATCTAACACATTTAAAGGGGGATATAAGCAATGTATAGAGTGGCAGTAGACGTCGGTGGAACTTTTACAGATATAGTATTACAAAATGAAAAAACTGGTGAATTTTTTGGTACAAAAACACCCTCTACGACGCATGATCAGTCAGAAGGATTAATTACAGGAATCAGGAAGATTTGTAAGGAACAAAATATAGACGTCAATGACATCCATTCAATCATCCATGGGACGACTGTTGCAACTAATGCAGTTCTTGAAGAAAAGGGAGCAAAGGTTGGATTGATCACTACAGCAGGTTTTGAACAAATTTTACATGTAGCGCGCTCTTGGACGCCGGCACCTGTAAGTGCTTGGATGGGTTTCTTAAAGCCTGAACCTCTAGCAGATCTAATTCACACTGCTGGAGCAAAAGAACGAATGACTGCTCAAGGTACTGTACATCTAGTGCTTGATGAAGAAGATATTAAAGAGAAAATCAAAGGATTTTATGATCAGGGAATTCAGAGTTTAACGATTAGCTTATTAAACTCCTATGCCAATTCAGATCACGAAGAGCGTATTAGAGAAATAGCGGAAGAGATCAATCCTGATATTCCAGTTTCTATTTCCCACGATATACTCCCTGAATTCAGAGAGTACGAGAGAACATTGACAACAGTAATGAATTCTTATGTTCGACCATCCATGCAATTATATTTGAACAATGTAGCAACTAAACTAGCAAATGAAAAAGTAGAAAGTCATATTAGTATCGTTCGATCCGACGGTGGATTGATGAGTATCGAAGCGGCATCTTCAAGACCGGTTCATACGATGCTGTCAGGTCCGGCAGGTGGAGTAACTGCATCAGCGATGATTGGTAATCAAACGGGATATAAAAACATTATTTCATTCGATATGGGTGGAACTTCAACAGACGTTTCATTGACATACAATGGAGTGCCTAAAGTAGTAAGAGAAACGCTAGTTGGTGTATTCCCGGTTAAATCTCCTTCTCTAGGTGTAGTCAGTATCGGAGCAGGCGGAGGGTCAATCGCTCACGTTCCATTAACAGGAGCATTGCGAGTGGGACCAAGAAGTGCGGGTGCAACACCTGGACCTGCTTGTTATAGCAAAGGCGGAACGGATCCGACTGTAACAGATGCCAATATGGTATTAGGTTATCTGCCAGCAAGTTTAGTTGGTGGAGAGATGAAGTTGGATATCGAAGCATCTAAAGAAGCGATCAAGCCAATAGCTGAGAAACTGGGTGTCGATGTATATGCGGCAGCGCTAGGAATTTATAATATCGTCAATGAAAATATGTACGGTGCTACGCGTGTCGTATCTGTAGAAAAGGGTTATGATCCACGTGAGTTTTCTTTATTAGCACTAGGTGGAGCAGGGCCGTTGCATGCAAATGCGATTGGAGATTTATCGGGAAGTTTCCCGGTTATCATCCCTCCAACTCCAGGAGTACTATCAGCTTTAGGTTTCTTACAAGCGGATATCCGAAATGAATACTCTAAAACGTTCATTAAGCTATTGAGTCAATTGCAGACAGAGGACGTTGTTTCTGAACTGACAGGACTTGGAGATAATTGTGATCAGTGGCTTGCAGGCGAACACGTTCCTGCTAATCAGCGTACGACCAAATACGAAGTGGATGTTCGATACTTGAGACAAGGCCATGAAATTCCGTTTGAAATTGATTTGAATAAGTTGAAAGAAGAAGGCTTAGCTCTAATCAAGAATAGATTCGACGAGATGCACCAAGTTGCTTTTGGATTCAAAATGGATACTGAAGTGGAAATCGTCAATGTTCGTGCAGTAGCAATTGGAAAAGTGGACTCGCCAAAACTTCCAACAGTTAAACCTGGTGATTCAGATGCATCAAAAGCTATTGTTGATGACACGCATGAAGCGTATTTCGATAATGCGTTCCAGAAGACATTGATTTATGACCGTCACTTCCTTGTACCTAACAATAGAATAACAGGTCCCGCAATTGTCACACAAAAAGATAGTACGACTCTTATCCTCCCAGGAAATGTTGCTGTGGTAGATGAGAACTTAAATCTATTAATCCAAAGGGAGGCATAATATATGACGAAAATCGATTCGATCACAGTAGATATTATTGAAAATGCCCTAAAGAACAGTAAAAATGAAATGGATGTCACGCTATTTAAAGCAGCAATGTCTCCAGTTATACGAGAGCAGCATGACTGTTTCCCAATGATTACAGATGCTGAAGGCAACATGGTAGTAGGGAACTTTGGCTCCCACGTTCCTGAAGTTGTAAAGCAATTCCCTGAAGGCGTACAAGAAGGCGATGTCATTTTTGTAAGTGACCCGTATACGAGCGGTGGATCTGTTTCACACGTAAACGACTGGATGATTATTTTGCCGATTTTCTATGAAAGTACGCTCGTCGGATACTCTTCTATGTTTGGTCACGTGATTGATGTAGGAGGCCCAGTACCATCCAGTATGCCAGTTGATGCACGAAGTATTTACGGAGAAGGAGTAAGATTTCCTCCGGTTAAATTATTTGCCAAAGATGTACTGAATGAAGCGGTCATTGCTATCATCAAAGCCAATTCAAGAACTCCGCTTGAGAACTATAGTGATTTAATGGCACTTGTAGCGTCATGTAGAACAGCAGAAAAGCGTGTACAGGAAATTTGTTCTCGCTTCGGAATTGAAACATATTTCGCAGCGATGAATGCAGCACTTGAACGTACAAACTTGATGATGCGTGATCTGATTACGAAAATATTACCAACAGAGCCTGTGTCATTTGAAGACTTCATTGATGACGATGGATTAGGTAATGGACCATTTAAGATGAAACTGACAATCTGGCGTGAAGATGATCATGCGTACTTTGATTGGACAGGAACAGATCCACAGTCACCAGGACCGATTAATTACTATTTGAGTGAGCCAATGTTTAAAATGTTCATCGGTTCATTCCTGATTTCAGCATTTGACCCAGACATCAACTTTAACGACGGATTCTATGACGTACTGCACGTCATATCTCCAAAAGGAACATTGATGAATCCTGAATTCCCAGCTGCATTAGGATGTAGAACACATGCGTTAAGCCGTATGTTCGACGTATTAAGTGGAGCACTTTCAGTGAATGCACCAGATAGCAGTCCGGCAGCAGGATATGGAACAAGCCCTTACTTTATCTTCTCAGGAGTAGATGCTAAAGGAGATAAATTCAATCTGATGGAAGTTCAGTATGGCGGGCTTCCCGGAAGACCAATTGGTGATGGATTGGATGGTCACTCATGGTGGCCGGCATTTGTAAATATCCCTACTGAATATTTGGAAACATATTATCCGTTAATTGTAGATTCATATAAAACAGGTACAGATTCTGGAGGCGCTGGATTCTACCGTGGCGGAAATTGTAACGAGAAACTTTACACAATTTTAGCAGACGGCATCGTTTCTATTCACGATGACCGTGCATTAATCCAACCTTGGGGAATTAATGGTGGAGAGCCAGGATCATGTTCTTCGAAAACATTGATCAAACAAGATGGAAAAAGAATTCATCTTGCTTCAAAAATTGATGATGTAAAAGTAGAGAAAGGCGATCAAATCTTATTCATCACTGCTGGAAGTGGTGGATGGGGAGATCCTCTTGATAGACCGGCTGGAAAAGTACAGTCGGATGTCAGAAGAGGGCTTGTAAGTAAGGAGAAAGCTCTAAAATCTTACGGAGTTTATCTTAATGATTATCTTGAATTGGATGAAAAACAAACAGAAGCTATTCGCGCGAAAATCAAAGTTGACAGAGGTACTTTGGAATCGTTCAACTTCGGAGAAAGAAAAGAGCAAGTGCACGCGTAAAGAACATTTGAATGAAGCACTTGTGCGTAATAACACAAGTGCTTCACAAGTGTATAATGCGAAATATGAAATGTTATTGGAGGACTACTTATGACAGATGATAAAGAGAAATTACCATTAGAAGGTGTACGTGTTTTGGAGCTCGGTACATTATTAGCCGGACCTTTTACTGGTCGTTTGCTTGGGGATTTCGGTGCTGAAGTAATTAAAGTAGAAGCGCCTGATAAGCCAGACCCAATGAGACAGTGGGGACAGCAAAAAGATGGAGAAGCTCTTTGGTGGCCTATTCAATCCAGAAATAAAAAATCGGTGACGTTGAATTTACGAACTGAAGAAGGACAACAGATTTTTAAGGAATTGGTCAAAGAATCGGATATTATTATCGAGAATTTCCGCCCAGGCACAATGGAGAAGTGGGGGCTCTCATACGAAATATTATCTGAGATCAATCCTGGAATTATCATGACAAGAACTTCAGGCTTCGGCCAGACGGGACCTTATAAAGAAAGAGCAGGATTCGGAAGTGTAGGAGAAGCAATGGGTGGACTGCGCTATGTAACTGGTTTCCCGGATCGTCCGCCATCAAGAATCGGTATTTCAATTGGCGACACATTAGCAGCACTTTTCGCAACGATTGGTACATTAACAGCATTACAGGAAAGACATAATTCAGGCAAAGGACAAGTTGTTGATACTGCGATTTACGAGTCGGTATTCTCTGTTATGGAAAGTATTATTCCCGATTATTTATTGGCTGATTATGTACGTGAACGGATGGGGAATATTTTACCTGGAGTATCACCGTCTAATATCTACATGACACAAGATGAAACGTATATTGTAATCGGTGCAAATGCTGATGGTGTGTTCAAGCGTTTGTGTAAAGCAATGGGACAACCTGAATTAGCGGAAAGTTCGAAGTATGCAACGCATCACGCGCGGAGCGATAATATGACGGAACTCGATGAATTAATTGAAGTATGGACAAAAACACAGACAGCAAAAGATGCGTTATCTATTTTGGCTGAAGAAGGCGTGCCGTCAGGTTTGATCTATTCTGCTAAGGACATTCTTGAAGACCCTCAGTATGAAGCGAGAGAAATGATCATTACACGTGAACACCCAGTATTGGGCGATTTCCCTATGCCTGGTGTTGTTCCGAAACTGAGCCGTACTCCTGGTGAAGTGAAAACTGTAGGCGCGGAAGTGATTGGCAAGCACAACGAAGAAATTTACGGTGGCTTATTACGCTATGATGCAGAAAAACTAAAAGCGTTAAAAGAAAATAACGTTATTTAAATTGAGTTAGGTGGGATAGTCGTGGGACAGACTCTATATCAAAAACTCTGGAATCAGCATCTTGTGGTAAAGGGAGTTTCGCAGCCTGATATCGTCTATATCGATCTTCATCTTATCCATGAAGTTACGTCTCCCCAGGCATTCGATGGTCTGAGGGAAGAAAACCGAAAAGTACATCGGCCGGACAGAACACTTGGCACGATGGATCATGGTGTTCCGACAACCGATCGTAGTTTACCGTTTGAAGACGATATTGCAAAGAAACAAGTGGATGCACTTCGAAAGAATTGTAAAGATTTTGGTATTAAACTATATGATCTATTTAGTATAAATCAAGGTATTGTTCATGTAATTGCACCTGAATTAGGTTTTACACAACCTGGTCAAACGATCGTCTGTGGAGATAGCCATACGGCAACACACGGTGCATTCGGTACACTGGCGTTTGGAATCGGTACAAGCGAAGTGGAGCACGTTTTGGCAACTCAAACGCTAAAGCAATATCAATCAAAATCGTTAGCTGTAAATTTTGATGGTGAACTTTCTTTAGGTACGACAGCGAAAGATATCATGCTTGCGCTGATTGGTAAGTTCGGTCACGATTTCGCTACAGGATATGTTATTGAATATCGTGGAGATATCGTGCGCAACTTAACGATGGAAGAACGTATGACGATTTGTAATATGTCGATCGAAATCGGTGCTCGTGCCGGCTTGATGGAGCCTGATGAGACAACATTCACTTATGTGAAAGGTAAACCTCATGCACCAAAGGAAAGCGAATGGGATGAAGCACTATCTGAATGGAAAAAGCTCTACAGTGATACGGATGCAATTTTCGATTTGGAAGTCAGCTTGGATTGTAGCGTAGTGGAGCCACAAGTGACATGGGGTACAAATCCTAGTCAAGTTGTATCGATCAATGATTGTGTTCCTAGTGCAGAAGGATTGTCTAAAGTACAAGCTGAGATGACTGCTAACGCATTGGAATATATGGCACTTGAAGCAGGTACACGAATCGTTGATATTGCTATAGATACAGTATTCATAGGTTCATGTACAAATAGTAGAATTCAAGATTTAAGAGAAGCCGCGCATATAGTACGCGGCTATAAAGTTGCGAAGGGTCTCAGGGCACTCGTTGTACCTGGATCACAAAATGTTAAAAAACAAGCTG includes these proteins:
- a CDS encoding hydantoinase B/oxoprolinase family protein, whose translation is MTKIDSITVDIIENALKNSKNEMDVTLFKAAMSPVIREQHDCFPMITDAEGNMVVGNFGSHVPEVVKQFPEGVQEGDVIFVSDPYTSGGSVSHVNDWMIILPIFYESTLVGYSSMFGHVIDVGGPVPSSMPVDARSIYGEGVRFPPVKLFAKDVLNEAVIAIIKANSRTPLENYSDLMALVASCRTAEKRVQEICSRFGIETYFAAMNAALERTNLMMRDLITKILPTEPVSFEDFIDDDGLGNGPFKMKLTIWREDDHAYFDWTGTDPQSPGPINYYLSEPMFKMFIGSFLISAFDPDINFNDGFYDVLHVISPKGTLMNPEFPAALGCRTHALSRMFDVLSGALSVNAPDSSPAAGYGTSPYFIFSGVDAKGDKFNLMEVQYGGLPGRPIGDGLDGHSWWPAFVNIPTEYLETYYPLIVDSYKTGTDSGGAGFYRGGNCNEKLYTILADGIVSIHDDRALIQPWGINGGEPGSCSSKTLIKQDGKRIHLASKIDDVKVEKGDQILFITAGSGGWGDPLDRPAGKVQSDVRRGLVSKEKALKSYGVYLNDYLELDEKQTEAIRAKIKVDRGTLESFNFGERKEQVHA
- a CDS encoding CaiB/BaiF CoA transferase family protein, whose protein sequence is MTDDKEKLPLEGVRVLELGTLLAGPFTGRLLGDFGAEVIKVEAPDKPDPMRQWGQQKDGEALWWPIQSRNKKSVTLNLRTEEGQQIFKELVKESDIIIENFRPGTMEKWGLSYEILSEINPGIIMTRTSGFGQTGPYKERAGFGSVGEAMGGLRYVTGFPDRPPSRIGISIGDTLAALFATIGTLTALQERHNSGKGQVVDTAIYESVFSVMESIIPDYLLADYVRERMGNILPGVSPSNIYMTQDETYIVIGANADGVFKRLCKAMGQPELAESSKYATHHARSDNMTELDELIEVWTKTQTAKDALSILAEEGVPSGLIYSAKDILEDPQYEAREMIITREHPVLGDFPMPGVVPKLSRTPGEVKTVGAEVIGKHNEEIYGGLLRYDAEKLKALKENNVI
- a CDS encoding hydantoinase/oxoprolinase family protein — protein: MYRVAVDVGGTFTDIVLQNEKTGEFFGTKTPSTTHDQSEGLITGIRKICKEQNIDVNDIHSIIHGTTVATNAVLEEKGAKVGLITTAGFEQILHVARSWTPAPVSAWMGFLKPEPLADLIHTAGAKERMTAQGTVHLVLDEEDIKEKIKGFYDQGIQSLTISLLNSYANSDHEERIREIAEEINPDIPVSISHDILPEFREYERTLTTVMNSYVRPSMQLYLNNVATKLANEKVESHISIVRSDGGLMSIEAASSRPVHTMLSGPAGGVTASAMIGNQTGYKNIISFDMGGTSTDVSLTYNGVPKVVRETLVGVFPVKSPSLGVVSIGAGGGSIAHVPLTGALRVGPRSAGATPGPACYSKGGTDPTVTDANMVLGYLPASLVGGEMKLDIEASKEAIKPIAEKLGVDVYAAALGIYNIVNENMYGATRVVSVEKGYDPREFSLLALGGAGPLHANAIGDLSGSFPVIIPPTPGVLSALGFLQADIRNEYSKTFIKLLSQLQTEDVVSELTGLGDNCDQWLAGEHVPANQRTTKYEVDVRYLRQGHEIPFEIDLNKLKEEGLALIKNRFDEMHQVAFGFKMDTEVEIVNVRAVAIGKVDSPKLPTVKPGDSDASKAIVDDTHEAYFDNAFQKTLIYDRHFLVPNNRITGPAIVTQKDSTTLILPGNVAVVDENLNLLIQREA
- the leuC gene encoding 3-isopropylmalate dehydratase large subunit, with the translated sequence MGQTLYQKLWNQHLVVKGVSQPDIVYIDLHLIHEVTSPQAFDGLREENRKVHRPDRTLGTMDHGVPTTDRSLPFEDDIAKKQVDALRKNCKDFGIKLYDLFSINQGIVHVIAPELGFTQPGQTIVCGDSHTATHGAFGTLAFGIGTSEVEHVLATQTLKQYQSKSLAVNFDGELSLGTTAKDIMLALIGKFGHDFATGYVIEYRGDIVRNLTMEERMTICNMSIEIGARAGLMEPDETTFTYVKGKPHAPKESEWDEALSEWKKLYSDTDAIFDLEVSLDCSVVEPQVTWGTNPSQVVSINDCVPSAEGLSKVQAEMTANALEYMALEAGTRIVDIAIDTVFIGSCTNSRIQDLREAAHIVRGYKVAKGLRALVVPGSQNVKKQAEEEGLAEIFINAGFEWREAGCSMCLGMNPDVAQPGERVASTSNRNFEGRQGRGARTHLVSPAMAAAAAIEGHFVDVRNWHVKLEEEVVE